A window from Pseudomonas frederiksbergensis encodes these proteins:
- a CDS encoding DUF3079 domain-containing protein — MAKNFPISPKHPERICWGCDRYCPANSLACGNGSDRTMHPAEMIGDDWYLHGDWGIEPLIAVEDVTDEPGRKG, encoded by the coding sequence ATGGCCAAGAATTTTCCCATCAGCCCCAAGCACCCCGAGCGCATTTGCTGGGGCTGCGACAGGTACTGTCCAGCAAACTCCCTGGCGTGCGGCAATGGCTCCGACAGGACAATGCATCCAGCCGAAATGATCGGAGACGATTGGTATCTGCATGGCGACTGGGGCATTGAACCGTTGATCGCGGTAGAAGACGTGACAGACGAACCCGGCCGGAAGGGTTGA
- a CDS encoding iron transporter, whose amino-acid sequence MRTTFSLSLALLLLTPLAQAKEYPIGEPQLCPGLEVGAVYLQPIEMAPAGMMRATADSDVHLEADIRATADNRQGFQEGSFVPYLNVSFNLKKQGSENELKGDFHAMVANDGPHYGDNVKLLGPGKYQLTFTVLPPGGHGSLGRHTDKETGVAPWFERCELHYEFIYAGIGKKGGY is encoded by the coding sequence ATGCGTACGACCTTTTCGCTGTCACTCGCCCTGCTGTTGCTAACACCGCTGGCTCAGGCCAAGGAATACCCGATAGGGGAACCGCAGCTGTGTCCGGGGCTGGAAGTCGGGGCGGTGTATTTGCAGCCGATCGAGATGGCGCCTGCCGGAATGATGCGGGCCACCGCGGATTCCGATGTGCACCTGGAAGCCGACATTCGCGCCACGGCGGACAATCGACAGGGCTTTCAGGAAGGCAGTTTCGTGCCTTATCTGAATGTCTCGTTCAACCTGAAAAAACAGGGCAGCGAGAACGAACTCAAAGGCGATTTCCACGCCATGGTCGCCAATGACGGCCCGCACTATGGCGACAATGTAAAGCTGCTCGGCCCCGGCAAATATCAACTGACCTTCACCGTCCTGCCACCCGGCGGTCATGGTTCCCTTGGCCGCCATACCGATAAGGAAACCGGCGTAGCCCCCTGGTTTGAACGCTGCGAATTGCATTACGAGTTCATCTACGCCGGTATCGGTAAAAAAGGCGGCTATTGA
- a CDS encoding cupredoxin domain-containing protein, translated as MKRLLIAWLMLAGAVAPFTAYAELPSYELSLRDGHFSPALLEVPAGQRFKIVLKNIGQGPAEFESTPLRVEKVLSPGVTTFVVIHPLRPGHYPFFDEFNPQLPEGGILAK; from the coding sequence ATGAAGCGCTTGCTGATTGCCTGGCTGATGCTTGCCGGAGCAGTTGCACCGTTCACAGCCTATGCCGAATTACCGAGCTATGAACTGAGCCTGCGCGATGGCCACTTCTCCCCTGCCTTGCTGGAGGTTCCGGCCGGTCAGCGTTTCAAAATCGTTCTGAAAAATATCGGCCAAGGCCCAGCCGAATTCGAGAGCACGCCCTTGCGGGTTGAAAAAGTACTGTCGCCGGGCGTGACAACTTTCGTGGTCATTCACCCGCTGAGGCCCGGCCACTACCCCTTTTTCGACGAGTTCAATCCGCAATTGCCCGAGGGCGGCATCCTCGCGAAATAA